One region of Xyrauchen texanus isolate HMW12.3.18 chromosome 11, RBS_HiC_50CHRs, whole genome shotgun sequence genomic DNA includes:
- the LOC127651292 gene encoding zinc finger protein 513-like, with translation MCPLCIYSTNRPAAMEGHLKTHYKMEYRCRICQAVWANQAELERHTRGHRLGNHYKCEQCGYLSKTANKLIEHVRVHTGERPFHCDRCSYSCKRKDNLNLHKRLKHAPRQTFGCTQCPFTTTHPFVYSRHVKKHQGGEGITEDGEAQPGTPCPGLLESGEGSSGSGDSGSTSPLMSLSASQALQSVALSITSKQRDGTPRPRYLSANGTFSTLSAHYLEPYRNCDLAHLLPLTTLFTTRRFTFHSPSPSNSSTPFSRAWSDSPSQSPPSPTSLKHSFLTYLGLTERAKTI, from the exons AT GTGCCCTCTCTGCATCTACTCCACCAACAGGCCAGCCGCTATGGAGGGCCACCTCAAGACGCACTACAAGATGGAGTACCGCTGCCGTATCTGCCAAGCTGTGTGGGCGAATCAGGCAGAGCTGGAAAGGCACACGCGCGGCCATCGCCTGGGCAACCACTACAAGTGTGAGCAGTGTGGCTACCTCTCCAAAACCGCCAACAAGCTCATTGAGCACGTGCGCGTGCACACCGGCGAGCGGCCTTTCCACTGCGACCGCTGCAGCTACAGCTGCAAACGCAAGGACAATCTCAACCTCCACAAGCGGCTCAAACATGCACCGAGACAGACTTTCGGTTGCACCCAGTGTCCTTTCACGACCACCCACCCGTTTGTCTACAGCCGCCATGTGAAAAAGCACCAAGGTGGGGAGGGGATTACCGAGGATGGTGAGGCTCAGCCGGGTACTCCATGCCCAGGCCTTTTGGAGAGTGGTGAGGGCAGCAGTGGGAGTGGGGACAGCGGCAGCACCAGTCCACTGATGAGCCtgtctgcctctcaagccttgcAGTCTGTCGCCCTCTCCATCACCAGCAAGCAGCGAGATGGCACCCCAAGGCCACGCTACCTCTCAGCCAACGGCACGTTCTCCACACTTTCGGCTCACTACTTGGAACCTTACAGAAACTGTGACCTGGCTCACCTCCTCCCCCTCACCACGCTCTTTACCACTCGACGCTTCACATTCCACAGCCCCTCTCCCTCAAACTCCTCTACTCCATTCTCCAGAGCCTGGTCCGACTCGCCCTCACAGTCCCCACCCTCTCCTACATCACTCAAACACTCCTTCCTCACGTACCTGGGACTGACAGAGAGAGCGAAGACCATTTGA